DNA sequence from the Salvelinus sp. IW2-2015 linkage group LG37, ASM291031v2, whole genome shotgun sequence genome:
ACAGCCAAGGACACAGTAAAGTTTACAAACATATCCTAATATTCCAACTACTTCGAGAGCAATAGGTAACAATCTGGTCTAAGTGTGGATACACTAGTCACATACCCAGGGAACAGAACTGAGGCTGAATGGCATACATCAGTAAACAGTGCATAACATGCTActttgacatacagtgcattcgggaaagtattcagaccccttcacttttttcatattttgttatgttacagccttattctaaaatttcttcaaattgttttttccccctcatcaatgtacacacaatatcccataatgacaaagtgaaaacaggtttttagaaatattttcaAAGTTATAAaataacaacagaaataccttatttacataagtattcagaccctttgctatgagactcgaaattgagctcagaggcatcctgtttccactgatcatccttgagatgtttctacaactttattggagtccacctttagtaaattcaattgattggacatgatggggcggcagggtagcctagtggttagagcattggactagtaactgaaagattgcaagttcaaatccccgagctgacaaggtacaaatctgttgttctgctcctgaacaggcagttaacccactgttcctaggctgtcattgaaaataagaatttgttcttaactgatttgcctagttaaataaaggtaaaaaatatataacaaaaatttggaaaggcacacacgtctatataaaggtcccaccgttgacagtgcatgtcagagcaaaaaccaagccattaggtcgaaggaattgtccgtagagctccgagagaggattatgtcaaggcacagatctggggaagggtaccaaaacatttcgcagcattgaaggtccccaagaacacagtggcctccaccatccccaagtttggaaccaccaagactcttcttagagctggctgcctggccaaactgagcaatcgggggacaagaacctgatggtcactgacagagctctctgtggagatgggagaaccttccagaaggatctctgcagcaccaccaatcaggcctttatggtagtgaccAGATGGaccagatgtgtgcctttccaaatttttgttatatattttttacctttatttaactaggcaaatcagttaagaacaaattcttattttcaatgacagMctaggaacagtgggttaactgcctgttcaggRgcagaacaacagatttgtaccttgtcagctcggggatttgaacttgcaatctttcagttactagtccaatgctctaatgctctagccactcctcagtaaaaggcacatgacagcctgcttggagtttgccaaaaggcagctaaaggactctcagaccatgagaaacaagattttctggtctgatgaaaccaagagaactctttggcctgaatgccaagcgtcacgtcaggaAGAAATCAGGccctgctcatcacctggccattaccatccctacggtgaagcatggtggtggcagcatcatgctgtggggatgcttttcagcagccgggactgggagactagtctagattgagggaaagatgaacagagcaaagtacagagagatccttgatgaaaacctgctccagagagctcaggacctcagactggggcgaaggctcaccttccaacaggaaaacaaccaagacaacacagccaagacaatgcagaagtgccttcgggacaagtccctgaatgtccttgagtggcccagttagaacccggacttgaacccgatcgaacatctctggagagacctaaaaatagctgtgcagtgacactccccatccaacctgacagagctggagagatctgcagagaagaatgggagaaactccccaaatacaggtgtgccaagaagactcaaggctgtaattgctgccaaaggtgcttcaacaaagtactgagtaaagggtctgaatacttatgtaaatgtgatatttccgttttttttatatatgcatttgcaaaaatgtctaaaaacctgtttttgttttgtcattatgggatattatgtgtagattgatgagggggaaaaaaatatttaatcaattttagaataaggctgttacgtaacaaaatgtggaaaaagagaaggggtctgaagactttccgaatgcacagtataaCAACAACTCTGATATTTACCTGACCACAATTTTCTGACCACAATCTGTAatgagagacagtagagagattTGACTCACTGTCAGGATGCCAGCGAGCTGAGTATAGAAAAGGCTGCTCATGCCTCCGAACATCACCAGACCCATGATCGCAGACACTCGTATCAGGGCGAGCTCGTGACGTGCAGTAAACGCCTCCTATGAGAGAACAACCAGAAGAGRCCAAAGTCAACTTCACAGCACCATGCACATACCCCCGTCCTCCTTTCACACATTCAGCATACCATCTCCATTCAAATATTAATCATCAAAACATAGACGGGAGAGTGCTTTTTATGCGTCTAACAGACAGGGATCTGTAAGAACTTGATACCATACTTTCCAAGGAAATAGTCAAATCTTGACTTAGAAGGTAATCAAAAACTGTGACGAAATGCTTCCTTGTGATCGCTTTTACCAAATAGAACCAAGTCATGATTCAAACCATGTAGGGTTCTGTCCGGTGATAAATTCCTTGAATTACTGCTAGTTCAGTGTTGATAAGGCCTCACTTTTCATTCTTGACTTTACCTGGTCCAATGTGGTTAAGGGCTGGAAGTAATAGTACTGGCAGAAGTCCAGAGCCAGGGTGAACAAACTGAGGACCTGTGTGTAAAAACAGAGCTGCAAAAAGAGCCAGTGGTTGTCCTCCCCTACACAATTATTGATCCTGCCAGGAGACAAGAGGGAGAAAYGATACATTTTACAGGACTGCTCATAGGCCTAGTTACAAGCTAGTCAAATATCAAGCAGATTTTCCTAAGAGGATAAACTTTTTTTAGGCATAAACCGTTCAATTAGCTGTCTATTGCTTTTAGCAATGTGGCAAATGGCAATCCTGGGGGTGCTGCTAGAGAAGAGGTGCAGTGTGGGGTGTAAATACTGTACAGGCGGCCCCATCTCTTGGCCAGTTCGAGGAAAGACTATATCACCATCAGCTCTTTGAATGCTACACAAAATTCAAAATTTCCCCCCACAAAGAGCTGCCCTGTATAGCTGAATCTCCTAGGGGAGTGATAGAAGTGTCTGAAGCCTTACCATGGACAGTGGTGGTCCATTCTACGTACACAATGGCCACAACGACTGCAGTGGTGGGACCTTTTTGGTCTCATCATGTTGCACTTGCTACACATTTCCCACTGCTCTCGCTCtgaaacaaagtaacaaaaaagGTCTCCGTGTCATGACTGACCATGTCAAATGATAAACTTTTGTCATATAAAAAAACCTTATATATCAGCGGATCTTCTATCTGTATTcatgacacagagggagaggctgTGGAATGCCACATTACCTGAGTGAGGGATGTGGGGGTCGGTTGGGAGTCTACCCGGGTCGGCTGTAGAAGCTCTGAAAAGTGCTGCCATACAGAAGGCTGATGCTGAGTAGTAACctaggaggagaggaacaggatgACTATAGCAGTAAAAGTCTTTGATTAGTCAGAAATAACTCCTGGTCTGTGGGATTGATACTCACTGACAACCAAGGCCCAGTGGATATGACCCTCATAGAAATGTGGCAGCAGCACCAACTTGGGGACGAAGAAGGAGTTGTAGAGCCAGATGGCCAACACCACACTGATGCAGAACCAGCCCATGGGGTCCACCACAAAGTGCAGCCGAAGCTTCATGGTTCCTGTGACTTGGGTACACAGAGAGACGAAGTGTCATAACCTTCCCTGGAGAAAAAGATATGGATATGCCCATTGGCAGCTTATGATCAGTGTTAATCAATAGGTTAGGTTGCACTTGTGAAGGTCTTACTCAATAAAAATTGAGCTCATAGTCAACGTTATCTCACTTTCTCATTCTCTTCTGATTCTTATCGGATGCCTGTGTRCATCATGAATCAATGATGACATGTTAGTGTGCACCTCCCACCCATAAGTCACattatgatacacacacacaataatgcaaTACATTCTGATTGTACCATAACATACTGACACTTTACTAGCTAGCAAAATATTTTCTGAAAGTAGTCCATGTCAAGCATACAAGGTAGACAGTAGACACATGAAAAATATATTGATTGCTGGCGAGCTTTTCtgacaggtagctagctagctacgcgcGGGCTTGGTctctgtagatagctagctagaagTAACAgatcaaaatgtagctagctatcacaTGACTTTAGTTCCTCCACCTACACGTCAAGCTGGGGATATGTATTCCTAAAATTCAGAGGGTTACCCACTTATTAGTACTGTCTTTTCCAATGAGTCCACCGGTTCAGTTCTTAGTGGGTACTTCCGTGGAGATGCCGCAAATGAAATATTCTGTGACTGTGTTATGATTTGTTGTCAGAAAGATTAGTCCTGCTGCCATCTACTGGAGATGCGTTCGAACTTTTTTtgtataatgtatttttttgtaagcCAAATAAAATATTATTCTGGTAGTGTTATTTGTATGCTttatctaatatatatatatatatataattgcaaaaaataaatgtaattgtccCAGCATGCGATCTGAGGTCAAGGTTAATTTTCCTTACTACTTCCGCCTCACTTAACCGGCCGATTTCTTCTTGACAAGGGGTGCCATTTCTCTGTTTAGAAGTTACGATTACAACATTGTGATATTGGTGATACAATGGCATCACCTAACTCATATAAACTAAGCTGCTCCATACCTGGCCATGAAATGGATGTTAGAGGTCTTGCAGCGGCTTTTTTCCCTGACGGAGCCTTTATGTCTGTTTCCAGAGACCGAACCGGAAGAGTCTGGGTACCAAACTCAAGGTACCGCTAGTTAGCTAATTTAGCTTAGCTCAAATTACTATGTTTGTCTTACCATTTTAATGTTGTAAAGAGAATCATTTAGCAGCCCTTAGCCACACATATATCGATGCCCCTCTCAATTTACCATAACCATAATTTCAAGTCAAACCAACAAGTCTCTACTAAAgcatactagctagctaacataattaGCGTTGTCATTCACTCAACTGTGCAACCAAACCACGCTATGGTCTGGACGTGTGGTTTCACTTCTAATATTTTCCCCCATTAATAACATTGCCACACAAACTGTACGGGACACAAACGTGACACAAGCTTTCTAAACTTTGAATGATAATCTATGCGCACAAGGTTTCTCTAGGCCATATGGCAAGTCGTTTtatagctaacagtaagcttttaTATAAAGCTAGTCACTGAAAGAAGCCAGACTGTTCAGAAATAATTACTAGATTTGAAACCACATTGTTGCTGTTGTCCTGCTCTGTGTTTTCAATGTAATCAAGTTGAACTTTAAATAGAATATGTTCTGTGTCGCTATTCTCTCTACAGCCCAGACAGGGGTTTCACAGAAATGCATTGTATGACAGGCCATGAGAACTTTGTATCCTGTGTATGCATAATCGCTCCCAGCGACACGTATCCTCGGGGACTCATAGCCACAGGTGGAAACGACCACAACATCTGTGTTTTCACACTGGACCAACCACAACCATTGTTCATACTCAAGGGACACAAAAACACAGGTATAGTTGATATACTGTTgacgcaggtagcctagcaggtaAGAGCGTGTGGCCAGTaacgagccaactaggtgaaaaaaaatctgtcgatatgccttgagcaaggcacttaatcctaatttctcctgtaagtgctctggataagagcgtctgctaaatgactgaaatgtaaatgtaatgcatcATTGTGGAACGACTAACTCAACTTGACTACTTAAAATACCAACTTGGTCTGTTGACGCTTTCGTTGTTTATAAGTAGAAACTGTCCATGTTACGTATGTCCACAGTGTGTGCACTGTCCTCTGGGAAGTTTGGAACACTACTGAGTGGCTCTTGGGACACCACAGCAAAAGTCTGGCTCAACGAGAAGTGCATGATGACCTTACAGGTAAAGTGTCTGAGATGTGTCTAGTATTTTTgatctgggtcatgttcagtaacaaaacgttttgcaacataaAATGAAAATCTGTGTTCTAATTGGATAAATCTGAAATAGTTTTCTCCCTGCTAAACACAACCCAGGTGAGTGACCATGGCAAGTTGTGCTCTTTGTATTGTAGGGACACACAGCAGCAGTGTGGGCGGTGGTCATATTACCTGAACAAGGCCTCATGCTGTCTGGATCAGCTGACAAGACCATCAAGCTGTGGAAGGCTGGACGTTGTGAGAAGACGTTTACAGGTGAGAGATTAATGCACCcgtcgtggaaattctacacagggacacacgatgtcaatcttaaatgaa
Encoded proteins:
- the LOC111960454 gene encoding palmitoyltransferase ZDHHC21-like is translated as MKLRLHFVVDPMGWFCISVVLAIWLYNSFFVPKLVLLPHFYEGHIHWALVVSYYSASAFCMAALFRASTADPGRLPTDPHIPHSEREQWEMCSKCNMMRPKRSHHCSRCGHCVRRMDHHCPWINNCVGEDNHWLFLQLCFYTQVLSLFTLALDFCQYYYFQPLTTLDQEAFTARHELALIRVSAIMGLVMFGGMSSLFYTQLAGILTDTTTIEKMANFSNKIGGAGGGSKESWQRTLAEVFGTTWKVLWFIPLRSRQPLTFPHQFRTHV